The following coding sequences lie in one Fusarium poae strain DAOMC 252244 chromosome 1, whole genome shotgun sequence genomic window:
- a CDS encoding hypothetical protein (SECRETED:SignalP(1-19)~CAZy:AA5_2~CAZy:AA5~CAZy:AA5_1~CAZy:CBM32), whose translation MKPVCVLTICLGLLEGADAIAIPEFVSPKVGYITHLAHDEKKDTSASPAAKPGSDTNSPPRVYGAYSPKSKLVDLPPVRRSEKTTESYGSDDGVEDDDQDNSGDDTSDTPEDSPDSDDAEVVYPEPMMAPTYIRTGALPVDKPAAAPKTKSYKKVDTKSKSKSGSKSSDNTVHTAKHGSDDDSESGSSGRKKQKGKDKNKNDDNSGKHSGDDSSKSRTKTEDSTPTSKSTSSTTVSTSVTTKPTSGRHSGDDDDKKSRTKTEDSPRSGSPKPTSSPDDSKGKGKDKGKGQGSSGKHTGDDDTTKPSSKKESKEDSIKPASKQSNDFPRHPRAVSTHQSGSTFDPNSAKGGGKNGPGYYKPFDPPKLNNGYIQAVPPQSSQKNGNSSPKVKAKPQLNTKVSLPSSLRKREQLLSLRAAAPLESVTIDRSKWKVTCDSMNQGDECQNAIDGKADTIWHTQWEGSEPAPPHMITVDMKKVYNVNGISILPRQDGSPNGYIAQHQVFLSKDNKNWGSPVAYGTWYADYTTKYANFDTQPARYVRLVAITEANGNPWTSIAELNVFQGNDYVSPQASTLGAWGPTVNFPVIPVAGTVDPKTGKVLIWSSWARDTMDGGPGGLTLTSTWDPATGLVSEREVTETDHDMFCPGISLDGNGQLVVTGGNNAERTSLFDPVKQDWIPGPDMKVARGYQSSATTSTGKVFTIGGSWSGGEAFKNGEVYDPKKKTWTLLKKADVQKMLTADAQGLFRSDNHAWLFGWKKGTVFQAGPSRAMNWYYTDEKDGNVKTAGQRKSDRGVAPDAMCGNAIMFDAVKGKILTNGGTPNYQDSDATADAHIITINNPGNKAAVSYASEGLFHARVFHSSVVLPNGNVFITGGQQYAIPFADTTPVLEPEMYLPDEDRFILMKPNNIVRTYHSIALLLPDGRVFNGGGGLCGGCDTNHFDAQLYTPPYLYDSKGKLAARPKIASVSVSTVKVGGTVTVQTSGAVAQASLIRYGTATHTVNSDQRRIPLTLSDAGKNTYSFQVPSDPGVALPGYWMLFVIDKNGVPSVASTIKVTG comes from the coding sequence ATGAAGCCCGTGTGTGTACTGACGATATGCTTGGGCCTTTTGGAAGGTGCCGATGCTATTGCCATACCAGAGTTTGTATCTCCCAAGGTTGGCTATATCACTCATTTGGCCCATGATGAGAAAAAGGACACTTCTGCAAGCCCGGCGGCCAAGCCAGGCTCCGACACCAACTCTCCACCGAGGGTTTATGGAGCCTATTCACCAAAGTCCAAACTTGTTGATCTTCCCCCGGTTCGTAGGAGTGAAAAGACTACAGAGTCGTATGGCTctgatgatggtgttgaggatGACGACCAAGACAACTCGGGAGACGACACCTCAGATACCCCCGAGGACTCACCCGATTCGGACGATGCCGAAGTGGTCTACCCAGAGCCGATGATGGCTCCCACATACATCCGAACTGGCGCTCTTCCAGTTGATAAGCCGGCAGCAGCTCCCAAGACAAAGTCATACAAGAAAGTGGacaccaagtccaagtcAAAGTCGGGATCCAAGTCGAGCGACAATACCGTCCACACAGCCAAGCACGGAAGCGATGATGACTCCGAGTCTGGCTCCAGCGGaaggaagaagcagaagggGAAGGATAAGAACAAGAACGACGACAACTCTGGAAAGCACTCTGGCGATGATTCTTCCAAGTCAAGGACCAAGACTGAGGATTCCACACCAACGTCAAAGTCGACCAGCTCAACGACCGTCTCAACCAGTGTTACCACAAAACCAACATCTGGTAGGCATTCTGgagatgacgacgacaagAAGTCCAGGACCAAGACTGAAGACTCTCCTCGATCTGGTTCTCCTAAACCCACATCGTCGCCAGATGATTCAAAGGGTAAAGGCAAGGACAAGGGAAAGGGTCAAGGCTCCTCTGGCAAGCAcactggtgatgatgacacCACCAAGCCCTCTTCCAAGAAGGAATCCAAGGAGGACTCTATCAAACCCGCCTCCAAGCAGTCTAATGACTTTCCTCGTCACCCACGAGCTGTCTCAACCCACCAATCCGGCTCAACCTTTGATCCCAACAGCGCCAAAGGAGGCGGCAAGAATGGCCCTGGGTACTACAAACCCTTTGACCCTCCCAAGCTGAACAACGGTTACATCCAAGCTGTCCCGCCCCAATCTAGCCAGAAGAATGGCAATTCTAGCcccaaggtcaaggccaaACCCCAGCTCAACACAAAAGTCAGTCTCCCTTCTTCCCTTCGCAAGCGAGAACAGTTACTGAGTCTGAGAGCAGCAGCGCCTTTGGAGAGCGTAACCATCGATCGCTCCAAGTGGAAGGTGACGTGCGACAGCATGAACCAGGGGGATGAGTGTCAGAATGCTATCGATGGGAAGGCGGATACTATTTGGCATACGCAATGGGAGGGGAGTGAGCCTGCGCCGCCTCATATGATTACCGTGGATATGAAAAAGGTTTATAATGTGAATGGAATTTCTATACTTCCGCGACAAGATGGTTCGCCAAATGGATACATTGCTCAACATCAGGTTTTCCTGAGTAAAGACAACAAGAATTGGGGTTCTCCAGTGGCATATGGAACGTGGTATGCTGACTACACGACCAAATATGCCAACTTTGACACACAGCCTGCACGATATGTCAGACTCGTTGCCATCACCGAGGCAAATGGCAATCCTTGGACGAGTATCGCTGAACTCAATGTCTTCCAAGGGAATGACTACGTGTCTCCTCAGGCATCGACACTAGGAGCTTGGGGACCGACTGTCAACTTCCCAGTCATCCCTGTCGCCGGTACTGTTGACCCCAAGACTGGCAAAGTTCTCATCTGGTCATCTTGGGCTCGCGATACCATGGACGGAGGTCCCGGTGGGTTGACTCTCACTTCGACATGGGATCCAGCTACTGGTCTTGTGTCAGAGCGCGAAGTCACCGAGACTGACCACGACATGTTTTGTCCTGGGATTTCTCTCGACGGTAATGGCCAGCTTGTAGTAACAGGCGGGAACAACGCCGAACGTACAAGTCTCTTTGATCCCGTCAAACAAGACTGGATCCCTGGTCCAGATATGAAAGTCGCTCGAGGATACCAATCTTCCGCAACGACGTCCACTGGCAAAGTCTTTACCATTGGAGGATCTTGGAGCGGTGGCGAGGCTTTCAAGAACGGCGAAGTGTATGATCCTAAGAAGAAGACGTGGACGCTGCTCAAAAAGGCCGACGTACAGAAGATGCTCACTGCCGATGCACAAGGGTTGTTTCGATCTGATAACCATGCTTGGTTGTTCGGTTGGAAGAAGGGTACTGTGTTTCAAGCTGGGCCTAGTAGGGCGATGAACTGGTACTACACTGACGAAAAAGACGGTAACGTCAAAACTGCTGGACAACGAAAGTCGGATCGTGGTGTCGCTCCTGACGCGATGTGTGGTAACGCCATCATGTTTGATGctgtcaagggcaagattCTCACCAACGGTGGAACTCCCAACTACCAGGACTCTGATGCGACAGCTGATGCacacatcatcaccatcaataACCCTGGTAACAAAGCTGCTGTTTCATACGCGAGTGAAGGTCTCTTCCACGCCCGTGTCTTCCACAGTTCGGTTGTTCTTCCCAACGGAAACGTCTTCATCACAGGTGGTCAACAGTATGCGATTCCCTTTGCAGACACGACACCTGTTCTGGAACCAGAGATGTATCTTCCCGATGAAGATCGTTTTATTCTGATGAAGCCCAACAACATCGTGAGGACGTACCATAGCATTGCGCTTCTCCTCCCCGACGGCCGAGTCTTTAATGGTGGAGGCGGTCTCTGCGGTGGCTGCGACACGAACCACTTCGACGCTCAATTGTACACTCCCCCGTATCTGTACGACTCCAAGGGCAAGTTAGCAGCGAGACCAAAGATAGCATCCGTGTCGGTTTCCACAGTCAAGGTTGGCGGAACGGTGACTGTCCAGACCAGCGGAGCTGTAGCGCAGGCTTCCCTCATCCGATATGGAACGGCAACGCATACTGTTAATAGTGATCAACGTCGTATCCCTCTAACTCTGAGTGATGCTGGGAAGAATACGTATTCTTTCCAGGTACCGAGTGATCCTGGTGTTGCGTTGCCTGGGTATTGGATGTTGTTTGTCATAGACAAGAATGGGGTACCGAGTGTTGCTTCGACTATCAAGGTGACAGGTTAG
- a CDS encoding hypothetical protein (BUSCO:6477at5125), whose translation MRSTRNSVRSGDKHSNLSMRVDMVSRTSSDGPPPGGGRQWKSLINKIPRRINIISQHLPETSTSDLDLNARSPDGHSANPLDSQETHIRQLQAIVQRMPRNFPTTPNHVDSAYKEFKKHKEQCALLCRHILTEELGRGPHNGSDLVRRDSTLDSPQSPGHIYDTRSSFSGRSLAEVVSGSVGKSIHQSDAWLSSVRDWKNWLEFLADACRTCLIETYKNNERDATPEQVEALFTNKRFRKEAVQRMRNASVTRVMSADPQFFPKYEMRFYDYERIRQELLEIRQLVQTGESGISPDRTIKEFAISQRGDAILEFANTAPGCSHSDPALRFRVSSYMLAETSPIFARMFAGNSSSLHLYDDDDISSQLPLPPTKYYCKDGSEAKLYRMPQVELNHLDSLEILLHGAHHHSEMIPREIEFDKFVAIAECCMRYKSTSPLELVVEHRWLPQWMHKGADDMPDGLLVISYAFGLRRLFSRMSKTTILNLVDEKELQSKPWPQKIKDKIWAVRCAKVAQIHECCVSAIREYMREPTHNTPDQTEPTPLNSSFSPDALPPMMLTSTPRCPKGSHWCDATNLGWLMLLYNEMNLLPYVMSSDVLSHLPRSQPQPKSLAQIVDALRRIPAPPTPVHRGVCDPGPVFRSAISDIFNSVLGLTLFDISGKSHGWGLSKHKEREPQTQLNERLNRMAAHDPDYSVATEFPEIIRLRIMCQLDELDDLHSAAMVSRAYYETYKKHELYLMRNILRMDRKRSTIQHHIPIGPNTNEEKVLREESDVLKRTPADTADGITLHSVVESEGDYTDSDDDSDSLYSTSVTRSLPRSEATTSTTTRGLDYQGSADLALITDSPARTPRARTGTPTSSSRSPTTPRQAVFDPPAPAATSPVMTIDEPPLTVEEAHRILWPDAAIKASESPLPTAHPGAEGIREKFRAGDPSFHLGLEEKTLVPTGEKQLRSEHDRQVGLLKGGEPSK comes from the exons ATGCGATCTACTAGAAACTCCGTCCGATCCGGCGACAAACATTCCAATTTATCCATGAGGGTCGACATGGTCTCCAGAACATCTAGCGACGGGCCCCCTCCTGGGGGCGGCCGACAATGGAAGTCGCTGATCAACAAGATTCCAAGACGG ATCAATATAATCAGTCAACATCTTCCCGAGACAAGTACCTCCGACCTCGACCTCAATGCCAGATCCCCCGATGGCCACTCTGCGAATCCGCTCGACAGTCAAGAGACTCATATCCGACAGCTACAGGCGATCGTACAACGAATGCCTCGCAATTTCCCCACCACGCCGAACCACGTCGACTCGgcttataaagaatttaaaaagCACAAAGAGCAATGCGCTTTGCTATGTCGGCATATCCTGACAGAGGAGCTGGGCCGCGGTCCTCACAACGGCAGTGATCTCGTCCGTCGCGATTCAACACTTGACTCTCCTCAAAGTCCTGGCCATATATACGATACGAGAAGTTCCTTCAGTGGGAGAAGTCTTGCTGAGGTTGTTTCTGGAAGTGTTGGAAAGAGTATACACCAGAGCGACGCTTGGCTGTCATCGGTGCGCGACtggaagaattggctcgAGTTCCTGGCTGATGCTTGTCGGACATGTTTGATCGAGACATACAAGAACAACGAGCGCGATGCGACGCCAGAACAGGTGGAAGCGCTATTCACAAATAAGCGGTTCCGGAAGGAAGCTGTCCAGAGGATGCGCAATGCTAGCGTTACTCGAGTCATGTCGGCAGACCCCCAATTT TTTCCAAAATATGAAATGAGATTTTATGATTATGAGAGAATACGACAGGAACTGTTAGAAATCCGACAGCTTGTTCAGACAGGTGAATCCGGCATCTCCCCAGACCGAACTATTAAAGAATTCGCCATATCCCAGCGAGGCGATGCTATACTGGAGTTCGCCAACACTGCCCCTGGATGCAGCCACAGCGACCCGGCACTTCGGTTCAGGGTCTCTTCTTACATGCTCGCTGAGACATCACCCATCTTTGCTCGCATGTTTGCGGGGAATTCCAGCAGTCTTCACCTctacgacgacgatgatatcTCGTCGCAGTTACCGTTGCCACCGACAAAGTACTACTGCAAAGACGGATCTGAGGCTAAACTGTACCGCATGCCACAAGTCGAGCTGAACCATCTGGATTCTTTGGAGATCTTACTACACGGGGCGCACCACCATAGCGAGATGATTCCACGAGAGATCGAGTTCGACAAGTTTGTCGCTATTGCCGAGTGTTGCATGAGATACAAGAGTACATCGCCTTTGGAACTTGTCGTTGAGCATAGATGGTTACCACAATGGATGCACAAGGGAGCAGACGACATGCCAGACGGTCTCTTGGTCATTAGCTACGCTTTTGGCTTGCGCCGTCTCTTCTCGCGCATGTCAAAAACTACAATTCTGAACCTTGTGGATGAGAAGGAGCTACAGTCGAAGCCATGGCCGCAGAAGATCAAAGACAAGATCTGGGCTGTCCGCTGCGCAAAGGTGGCGCAGATACACGAGTGTTGCGTTAGTGCGATTCGGGAGTACATGCGAGAACCGACACACAACACACCCGACCAAACCGAACCCACGCCGCTGAATTCCAGCTTCTCACCAGACGCTCTACCTCCAATGATGCTGACTAGCACCCCGCGATGTCCCAAGGGTAGCCATTGGTGCGACGCCACGAATCTTGGTTGGCTGATGCTACTCTATAACGAGATGAACCTTTTGCCTTATGTCATGTCGTCGGATGTGTTGTCTCATTTACCCAGGTCGCAGCCACAACCGAAAAGCCTGGCGCAGATTGTGGATGCGCTGAGGAGgattccagcaccgccgacgCCAGTGCACCGAGGCGTGTGTGATCCAGGTCCGGTGTTTCGCTCTGCTATTAGTGATATCTTCAACAGTGTCCTGGGCTTGACACTTTTCGACATTAGCGGCAAGAGTCATGGCTGGGGCTTGTCAAAGCATAAGGAACGAGAACCCCAAACTCAACTTAATGAAAGGCTCAACCGTATGGCAGCGCATGATCCAGACTACAGTGTCGCTACAGAATTCCCAGAAATCATTCGCCTTCGCATTATGTGCCAACTAGACGAGCTGGATGACCTTCACTCGGCAGCTATGGTCAGCCGGGCATACTACGAGACGTACAAGAAGCATGAGCTTTATCTTATGAGGAATATTCTCCGTATGGACCGAAAACGATCGACCATTCAGCATCACATCCCAATCGGACCCAACACAAACGAAGAAAAGGTCCTCAGGGAGGAGTCTGACGTTCTTAAGCGGACACCAGCTGATACTGCAGATGGTATCACTCTTCACAGCGTGGTTGAGAGTGAAGGAGATTACACAGACTCTGACGATGATAGCGATAGTCTGTACTCAACATCAGTAACCCGGTCGCTTCCCCGATCAGAAGCTACCACAAGCACAACCACCAGAGGCCTAGATTATCAGGGATCGGCAGACCTTGCGCTGATCACGGACAGTCCCGCACGGACACCAAGGGCCCGGACCGGCACACCGACATCGTCGTCCCGATCTCCGACGACCCCTCGACAAGCCGTGTTTGACCCACCTGCTCCGGCTGCTACATCACCCGTGATGACAATAGACGAACCACCTCTCACGGTTGAAGAAGCCCATCGAATTCTCTGGCCAGACGCCGCGATTAAAGCATCTGAATCACCTCTACCCACCGCCCATCCTGGCGCAGAAGGCATTCGTGAGAAGTTCCGCGCTGGTGATCCATCTTTTCACTTGGGGCTAGAAGAAAAGACTCTTGTTCCGACGGGTGAAAAACAACTTAGGAGTGAACATGATCGACAGGTTGGGCTGTTGAAGGGAGGTGAACCGAGTAAATGA
- a CDS encoding hypothetical protein (TransMembrane:1 (i435-458o)~BUSCO:3803at5125), giving the protein MDAQTTTAEPQHPYPSSPWTSASTISSSTTHPTTPSATSTHSASAAEGYFFHDTPATQFHTRVDFWPLLLPQQSNIYHAQLLHYNKLISPSRGGGLQTPPLPPVISAPYIQAAPRSRSSSKVSLRDASAGKGSTAGGHGSRSHQNLDKSRSVVSSKEVPSKMPSKQAADSSRPLPRRSAPSAQSHSSSVPSTPHQHARQFSFEDREPSPTGTNNHSPRSAYSETNSTLPALRPLPPRLGGCKYETAQINSRRRIPYSVGNDRLEKLDLRTVKGKLTEDEERKLATDMREVFDRLLPTAAVEENRKKLVSKLEKIFNDEWPGHDIRVNLFGSSGNLLCSDDSDVDICITTSWHELEGVCMIANLLAKRGMEKVVCISAAKVPIVKIWDPELGLACDMNVNNTLALENTRMVRTYIDIDPRVRELAMIIKYWTRRRIVNDAAFGGTLSSYTWICLIIAFLQLRNPPVLPCLHQSPHKLPKPDGTLPDFADDIDKLAGFGSKNKSSTAELLFQFFRFYAHEFDYDKHVLSVRQGKLITKHEKKWHYAINNQLCVEEPFNTSRNLGNTADEYSFHGLHVELRRAFDLISVANFEEACEQYVFPKEEERVWSRPAPQPRPVLLRSSSQTHSGRGGRGNHRGGRHNNNYRGGNSNRRASAGVPQFDASTNNNGMFMQPVNMAQDLQWYQNQFQFQYAQQDLMTQMALHQENMRLLYASQSPAFMQHQAQAQAMGQQQQQRMSTSAGSGQQQPQQTSDRSRTNSFDNPPLSAPLRPDLYALYNMNLGQQFYSQAGATYGTYPSSPASTTGATQDFRRPLQRNGMANEAGTQGSNGTLRSHSQPASRSPSSSQAAAAYFGAQSFSGPTQSRGVNGNPVPSFMSDDTDFDETPKATTDSPQSEESKYSMYLSESPSPSKKPQQPVPATNGLAFGDLGGQNSSNPSPGRRRLSTDQIPQTILDRRMKRTSRSPSPLGQSRNFASTASSAPLAQGPFPGTQNKNLGRPLVVNGSNLKTSVTPSPRQVPSGTESSTSDETPTFENPLQIHATNGVPGYPVDGPIMPMVEPQGVMNQQGAFGQVPVVANGSATPLMAAAPSTADDPSFRDRIAMMSAYYMGTPHIVQDPMVGNSRLSPSTRQRLMSRQNQNGVIAPLDLAIAENRIDRPVGQDYAHLSPVYETRTPSPTVLRKDGPWKSEKQNSPKSGRGEGPKGGQKSEDQSPNHQEGSKSQKNQKSNSQKVNGNRENGHVRGARSESDNGWQKAGKGKKKGGNNAQHGNAEQPPKHESERKGG; this is encoded by the exons ATGGACGCCCAGACCACAACGGCCGAACCGCAACATCCTTATCCCTCCAGTCCTTGGACTTCTGCCTCGACGATATCATCGAGCACAACGCATCCGACGACACCATCAGCGACAAGTACGCACAGCGCTTCCGCCGCTGAGGGCTATTTCTTCCACGATACGCCCGCCACACAATTCCACACTCGGGTCGACTTCTGGCCATTACTCCTCCCTCAGCAATCAAATATCTACCACGCTCAACTCCTCCATTACAATAAGCTCATCTCCCCCTCCCGCGGCGGCGGCCTGCAGACACCGCCACTCCCTCCCGTCATCTCTGCTCCTTACATCCAGGCGGCGCCACGGTCGCGATCTTCTAGCAAGGTGTCGCTAAGGGACGCCTCCGCCGGCAAGGGGAGCACAGCTGGAGGCCATGGGAGCAGGTCACACCAGAATTTAGACAAGAGTCGCTCGGTTGTATCCTCCAAGGAGGTTCCGTCCAAAATGCCTTCCAAGCAGGCCGCCGACTCATCGAGGCCTTTACCCCGACGATCCGCACCCTCGGCTCAGTCCCACTCTAGTTCAGTGCCCTCGACGCCTCACCAGCACGCTCGGCAATTTTCATTTGAGGACCGCGAACCGTCGCCTACTGGCACGAATAACCATTCCCCGCGATCGGCTTATTCTGAGACAAATAGTACGTTACCTGCGCTTCGGCCTTTGCCGCCACGATTAGGAGGCTGCAAATATGAGACTGCCCAAATAAATTCCAGGAGGAGAATACCGTACTCGGTCGGCAATGATCGTCTGGAAAAGCTGGACTTGCGGACGGTCAAGGGCAAGTTGACCGAGGATGAGGAGCGAAAGTTGGCCACAGATATGAGAGAGGTTTTTGACCGATTGTTGCCCACCGCCGCTGTCGAGGAGAACCGAAAGAAACTAGTGTCGAAGCTTGAAAAGATCTTCAATGACGAGTGGCCTGGACATGACATTCGGGTGAATCTCTTTGGTTCCTCTGGAAATCTGCTTTGTTCAGATGATTCTGATG TGGACATTTGCATCACAACATCGTGGCACGAACTGGAGGGTGTCTGCATGATCGCCAACCTGCTAGCGAAAC GAGGAATGGAAAAGGTTGTTTGTATTTCAGCTGCCAAGGTACCCATTGTCAAGATATGGGACCCTGAACTGGGCCTTGCGTGCGACATGAATGTCAACAACACCCTTGCACTAGAGAACACGCGCATGGTTCGAACATATATCGATATTGACCCACGGGTTCGCGAGCTTGCTATGATTATAAAATATTGGACACGGAGAAGAATAGTCAATGATGCGG CATTTGGTGGCACATTGAGTTCGTACACGTGGATTTGCTTGATAATCGCGTTCCTGCAGCTGCGCAACCCGCCTGTCCTCCCTTGTTTGCATCAGTCGCCACACAAGTTACCCAAGCCCGACGGTACGCTTCCCGACTTCGCCGACGATATTGATAAGCTGGCTGGTTTTGGAAGCAAGAACAAGTCATCCACTGCCGAGCTCTTGTTCCAGTTCTTTCGTTTTTACGCACACGAATTTGACTACGACAAGCACGTTCTTTCGGTACGACAGGGCAAGCTGATCACAAAGCACGAGAAGAAGTGGCATTATGCGATCAACAATCAACTTTGTGTCGAAGAGCCTTTCAACACATCTCGAAATCTCGGAAACACGGCCGATGAATATTCTTTCCATGGGTTACATGTTGAATTGCGCCGGGCTTTTGATCTGATATCAGTGGCGAACTTTGAGGAGGCATGCGAGCAATACGTCTTCCCTAAGGAAGAGGAACGAGTATGGTCTCGACCTGCACCACAGCCTCGACCTGTTCTGCTTCGCAGCTCGTCGCAGACACATTCAGGACGTGGAGGTCGCGGAAACCATCGCGGTGGACGACATAACAACAACTACCGGGGCGGCAATTCCAACAGGCGAGCATCCGCGGGCGTTCCACAATTCGATGCAAGCACCAACAACAATGGCATGTTCATGCAGCCGGTCAACATGGCGCAAGATCTGCAGTGGTACCAGAATCAATTCCAGTTCCAATATGCACAGCAGGACCTCATGACTCAAATGGCGTTGCACCAAGAAAACATGAGGCTTTTGTATGCCAGTCAGTCACCAGCATTTATGCAGCATCAGGCCCAGGCTCAAGCGATGggtcaacagcaacagcaaagaatGTCCACAAGTGCAGGCTCGGGCCAACAGCAGCCGCAACAGACATCGGATCGCTCTAGGACCAATTCGTTCGATAATCCGCCGCTGAGTGCTCCCCTGAGACCAGATCTATATGCTTTATACAATATGAATTTGGGACAGCAGTTCTACTCCCAAGCGGGTGCAACTTACGGAACATATCCTTCGTCTCCTGCTAGTACGACTGGAGCTACTCAGGACTTCCGTCGCCCCTTGCAGCGAAACGGTATGGCTAATGAAGCAGGTACACAAGGGTCAAATGGTACCCTGCGTTCGCATTCGCAGCCTGCATCGCGTTCCCCATCCTCATCACAGGCGGCTGCTGCGTACTTTGGTGCTCAATCCTTTAGCGGACCTACTCAGTCTCGAGGCGTAAATGGCAACCCAGTTCCCAGTTTCATGTCTGATGACACAGATTTTGACGAAACACCAAAGGCGACTACCGACTCTCCACAGTCGGAGGAGAGTAAATATTCCATGTACCTGTCAGAAAGCCCCAGTCCTAGCAAGAAGCCTCAACAGCCAGTGCCGGCCACGAATGGTCTCGCTTTTGGAGATCTTGGTGGTCAGAATTCGAGTAACCCGAGTCCTGGAAGACGACGATTATCGACAGATCAGATTCCCCAGACAATTCTCGACCGCCGAATGAAGAGAACGTCACGATCACCTTCGCCTTTGGGGCAATCAAGAAACTTTGCGTCCACAGCTTCATCTGCGCCACTGGCACAAGGACCTTTTCCAGGTACTCAGAACAAGAACCTTGGTCGTCCCTTGGTCGTGAATGGATCCAACTTGAAGACAAGTGTCACCCCAAGCCCACGCCAAGTCCCTTCCGGGACGGAGAGTAGCACGTCGGACGAGACTCCCACGTTTGAGAATCCCTTGCAAATTCACGCTACAAATGGAGTGCCCGGCTACCCTGTCGATGGACCCATCATGCCCATGGTTGAGCCGCAGGGAGTTATGAACCAACAAGGTGCCTTTGGTCAAGTGCCCGTGGTGGCCAACGGTTCGGCTACGCCGCTTATGGCTGCTGCGCCTTCTACTGCAGACGACCCCTCCTTCCGCGATCGTATTGCCATGATGAGTGCTTACTACATGGGCACCCCCCATATTGTACAGGATCCAATGGTTGGAAACTCTCGATTGTCTCCTTCGACTCGACAGCGCCTCATGTCGCGCCAGAACCAGAATGGAGTTATTGCTCCTCTCGATCTCGCTATTGCTGAGAACCGCATTGATCGTCCTGTTGGTCAAGACTATGCTCATCTGTCACCAGTGTATGAGACACGCACTCCTTCGCCCACGGTTCTTCGAAAGGATGGACCTTGGAAGTCTGAGAAGCAGAACAGTCCCAAGTCAGGTCGAGGCGAGGGGCCAAAGGGAGGTCAGAAGTCTGAAGATCAGTCACCGAATCACCAGGAGGGATCAAAGTCTCAGAAGAACCAAAAGTCCAACTCACAGAAGGTCAATGGAAACCGAGAAAACGGCCACGTCCGTGGAGCCCGAAGCGAGAGTGACAACGGCTGGCAAAAGGCCGGTaaaggcaagaagaagggtggCAACAACGCACAACATGGAAACGCCGAGCAACCTCCCAAGCATGAATCAGAACGAAAGGGTGGCTGA
- a CDS encoding hypothetical protein (TransMembrane:1 (i247-271o)), translating into MSVITHDVDPNGDLVVVLKKPNTKNVIPEVSLRQETKLGQNAPTFAPDTTDVRTPSMPSGLPNNAAIGNAIYLDKYKILLTSTLYVAGESDEIRFRVSSAHLKLASVQFRGMLSPPWTESQAVNTQSDYTDSGTEDLSPSSSPAAGTGSPGSPVTSSTGPSPSSPSVSQTPRMWEVTVTEWHAHALLTVFNIIHSKGSSIPRNVSMEFFTQVALIADYYHCAEALSFVAATWYSSFEKHARKYGKEVIMWLVIALVFSWDFVFHMAAYTVVHGGEGLSRVTIHDLPFLEILGQYTRLK; encoded by the coding sequence ATGAGCGTGATAACACACGATGTTGATCCCAACGGGGATCTTGTTGTCGTTCTGAAGAAACCGAACACGAAGAATGTCATTCCCGAAGTTTCTCTCCGTCAAGAAACTAAGCTGGGCCAAAATGCCCCCACGTTCGCGCCCGACACCACGGACGTGAGAACTCCTTCGATGCCCTCTGGACTCCCCAACAATGCAGCCATCGGTAACGCCATCTATCTtgataaatataaaattttacTAACGTCTACTCTGTATGTAGCGGGAGAATCCGATGAGATACGATTTCGAGTATCGTCTGCGCATCTGAAACTAGCTTCAGTCCAGTTCAGGGGGATGCTCAGCCCGCCCTGGACAGAGTCTCAAGCCGTCAATACTCAATCGGATTACACAGACTCCGGCACTGAAGATCTATCGCCATCGAGCTCACCAGCTGCGGGGACCGGTTCTCCAGGCTCACCTGTGACCTCCTCTACTGGTCCATCTCCGTCTAGTCCATCAGTTTCTCAAACTCCTCGAATGTGGGAAGTAACAGTCACTGAATGGCACGCACATGCCTTGTTGACAGTCTTCAACATCATTCATAGCAAAGGCTCTAGTATTCCTCGAAACGTTAGCATGGAGTTCTTCACTCAGGTCGCCCTCATCGCCGACTATTACCATTGTGCCGAGGCATTATCTTTTGTCGCAGCGACTTGGTATTCATCGTTTGAGAAGCATGCAAGGAAATACGGGAAGGAAGTCATTATGTGGCTGGTCATTGCTTTAGTATTCTCATGGGACTTCGTGTTTCATATGGCGGCCTATACAGTAGTACATGGTGGCGAAGGTCTCAGCCGTGTTACGATTCACGATCTCCCCTTCCTCGAAATTCTCGGTCAGTACACTCGGCTAAAATAA